The Haloarcula sp. CBA1127 genomic interval GTCCTCGTCCTCATCGCTCCACTCCGCGGGCTCCTTGATTGGATAGACGAGCCAGCCGCTGCCGACGACCTCCGTGGCGTGGCGCGCATCCATATCGACCGACTCGGTCGGCTCCGATGTCGTGTTCGCGAACACGTGTCGCGTGGCCCGCTCACCGACAGGCAGGAGGACGTGAGCAGTGATGGCCCGGAGCTCCGTGTCGAACAGCGGTTCCAGATCGTCGTAGTCCGCCTCTGTCGGCGGATCGCCGCCGCACATATACAGATACGATAGATACGTCTTCTCGACGGTTGGCGGCGTGCCAGTCTCGGCAAGCAGTCCGGCCTCGACAAGCGCCCGCTGGAGGCGGTCACCCGCAGCGTTGTCGGTAAACGGGATGCCTGAGGTCGTGCCACCGTGGACGCCGGGGTGGTCACCGATGACGTGGAAGTGGGCGTTGGCGTCGCCGTACCCCGGCACAAACGGCTCACACGGTGCGTCGAAGCCGAAAGGGTTGTGCTGGCGGGCCGTGACGTTCTTCACGCGCCATAGCAGCAGGTCGTCGCTCAAAACTCCGCCGGTTTCGGTTATCGAATACGAGAAATAATGGTTAAGTTTGATAACGCTTTTCTCGGATGCCCGCAAGGAGACGGATATGCTCCGGTCCGGGAGAAGTGATATCGCGTGAGCCACGATGACCGTGTCGAGGACCTTCGGGAACGAAAAGCCGAGGCCGAACGAGGTGGTGGCGAGGAACGAATCGAGGCGCAACACGACCGCGGGAAACTCACCGCGCGTGAGCGCATCGACTACTTCCTCGACGACGGCACCTTCGTCGAGATTGACTCGCTCCGTGAACATCGCTCGACGAACTTCGATATGGCCGACAAGAAAGTACCGGGAGACGGCGTCGTCGTCGGCTACGGCCAGGTCGACGGTCGGCGTGTCTACGTCTTTGCCCACGATTTCACCGTCTTTGGCGGGTCGCTGGGCGAGGCGTTCGCACAGAAGGTCTGTAAGGTGATGGACAAGGCCATCGAGACGGGCGCGCCCATCATCGGGCTGAACGACTCCGCCGGCGCGCGGATTCAGGAGGGCATCGACTCGCTGGCGGGCTACGCCGACATCTTCCACCGCAATCAGCAGGCTAGCGGTGTCGTCCCGCAGATCTCGGCCATCATGGGGCCGTGTGCCGGCGGCGCGGTGTACTCCCCCTCGATTACGGACTTCGTCTACATGGTCGAGGAGACCAGCCACATGTTCATCACCGGGCCCGACGTCATCGAGACGGTGACCGGCGAGGAGGTTGGCTTCGACGAACTCGGCGGCGCGAAGACCCACGCCTCCGAGTCCGGGGTGGCCCACTTCACGGCCGCCGACGAGAAGGACGCGATGGACGACATTCGCTACCTCCTCTCGTATCTCCCGCAGAACAACGTCGAGGACCCGCCGCGGGTCAAACCCTGGGACGACCCCGAACGCCGAGATGAGGAACTGAAGTCGGCTGTTCCCGACGCGCCACAGAAACCCTACGACATGACGGACGTCGTCGGGCGTATCGTCGACGAGGACTCCTTCTTCGAGGTGGCCGAAGACTTTGCGCGCAACATCGTCATCGGATTCGCCCGCATGGACGGCCACAGCGTCGGCGTCGTCGGCAACCAGCCGCGAGTCAACGCCGGCACGCTCGACATCAACGCCTCGCGGAAAGGCGCACGCTTCGTCCGGTTCTGTGACGCGTTCAATATCCCGATCCTCACGTTCGTCGACGTGCCCGGGTTCATGCCCGGCAAGGACCAGGAACGCAACGCCATCATCAATCACGGCGCGAAGCTCCTGTACGCCTACTCCGAAGCTACCGTGCCGCTGGTGACCGTTATCACGCGGAAGGCATACGGTGGCGCGTACGACGTGATGGCGTCGAAGCACATCGGCGCAGACATGAACTACGCCTGGCCGACGGCCGAAATCGCCGTGATGGGGCCGAAGGGCGCGGTCAACGTCCTCTACGACGACGAACTGGAAGACGCCGACGACGTGGAGGCCCGGCGGCAGCAACTCATCGACGAGTACCGGGACGCCTTCGCGAACCCCTACACCGCGGCCAAACGGGGCTTCGTCGACGATGTCATCGAACCCCAGGAGACCCGCCCGCGGCTCATCGACGATCTGGACCTCCTCCGGGGGAAACGCAAAGACCAGCCCGACCGCAAGCACGGCAACATCCCACTGTGACGATGGCGGCTGACACTGACTCAGCTGTCGATGCCGAACTGGTCGCGGAGATCGCTGCACAGCTCGACGATGCCTCGACGGACGAGGCGGCCGCCATCGCCGTCGCTGTCGGCGCGCACCTCACCGACCGCCAGCGCGCGGCGGCAGCGGCCGCAACGGCTGCGGCAGCAGACGACGGAGACTCCTGGGACGGCAAACAGTGGTCGTTCTCCGGGCGTGTCGAAGCCACGCAGAAGCGGTCCGTTCGGGTCCGCTCGGACGCGCCAACCGATCCCTGGAGTGCCGCCGGGCGCACCGAACGGTTCTAACCGCGGACAGTTCTTCTGTCAGTTGATTGGCGACGCCGTGGCTGGATTTGCGGGTATGTTCCATACTAACATGATTATATATGTAAGATTGGCCGCTATCTGCGCATAG includes:
- a CDS encoding uracil-DNA glycosylase family protein, with the translated sequence MKNVTARQHNPFGFDAPCEPFVPGYGDANAHFHVIGDHPGVHGGTTSGIPFTDNAAGDRLQRALVEAGLLAETGTPPTVEKTYLSYLYMCGGDPPTEADYDDLEPLFDTELRAITAHVLLPVGERATRHVFANTTSEPTESVDMDARHATEVVGSGWLVYPIKEPAEWSDEDEDALVDVLTALLKTDYRREADLGRFLPNDDPYLVR
- a CDS encoding acyl-CoA carboxylase subunit beta: MSHDDRVEDLRERKAEAERGGGEERIEAQHDRGKLTARERIDYFLDDGTFVEIDSLREHRSTNFDMADKKVPGDGVVVGYGQVDGRRVYVFAHDFTVFGGSLGEAFAQKVCKVMDKAIETGAPIIGLNDSAGARIQEGIDSLAGYADIFHRNQQASGVVPQISAIMGPCAGGAVYSPSITDFVYMVEETSHMFITGPDVIETVTGEEVGFDELGGAKTHASESGVAHFTAADEKDAMDDIRYLLSYLPQNNVEDPPRVKPWDDPERRDEELKSAVPDAPQKPYDMTDVVGRIVDEDSFFEVAEDFARNIVIGFARMDGHSVGVVGNQPRVNAGTLDINASRKGARFVRFCDAFNIPILTFVDVPGFMPGKDQERNAIINHGAKLLYAYSEATVPLVTVITRKAYGGAYDVMASKHIGADMNYAWPTAEIAVMGPKGAVNVLYDDELEDADDVEARRQQLIDEYRDAFANPYTAAKRGFVDDVIEPQETRPRLIDDLDLLRGKRKDQPDRKHGNIPL